The DNA sequence AAGAGGGGGGAGAATCCTGGGCCCCGGAGAGAACTTTTGTCAGTTTTGCTGCTGAATGTTGCCTGTCTCTGTCTTCTGGAAAGGAGCGAGCTCCTTGCTGAACTGAGCTTGCTTTTCACGCAGAGCGTCTGCATTAGCCTTTATTATACCCATGCGTGGTTTCTAAACGGTTTATTCTCTTGTTGCTACCCCCAGTGTTGGTTTCACACAGACTTGTGAAAACAGCTTTCCTTGCTGAGGAGAGATGGGCCGTAGCTGCGGTCGCAGCGAGCTGCTGTCCAGCAGCAGGACCCCGCAGCGGGAAGGCGGCGGAGCTTGGTCAGCTGTTGATCTGCTGGTTTAGTTTCGGACTCCTCAGTGTTATCCACTTGTCTGCTACACTTAACAGTCGTGCAGAACCGGCTCAGGAGTCCTGGAAAAAGCCCACAATGGAGTGTGAGGTAGAATACAGATGGTGAACGTAAGACAGTGTTTCTCAgatgtttccttccttctttctcttatcTGCAATGACTTAAATGAGTGCGAGACGTCCTTCTAGTTGGAGGTCTGCTGAGCTTGCTGAGTCTCTGCGGGAGATTTAGACCCCACTGCTGCTGCTACAGGACTGCTTAGAACAAAGGTCTAAACAGGACACTTTCTTCGTTGTTCAGCTTCCACCTACGCTTACTGGAGGCTGAGCAGCCTAGAAGTACTAGGGCTAGATGGCAAACTTGCACCCTGTGGGACAAGGGCTCCCCAGAGAAACAGGCATAGCTGCCTGGAAATTAGTAGTGTAGTGATATGGAATGTGTTATTTCACAGGAATAAATTCCTTCTGATCAGACGGACAAAAAACTGGCAATCTGTACAAACTCAAAAGAatccattttcagaaaaataaattactaaGGGGAGAGGAGGGTCCATTTCTCAATAAATATGTGATTCAGCTCACCTAAGACTTGAAAATTATCTGGGGATGGGATTCTAACATTTGGGTCCACAAAGGTTATTCTAAATACATCTGCAGCCCCAAACCTCCCCAGGCTCCCTTCTGCCCTTGAAAGTCCCACATCCTTCCAAGCTGCAGGTTTGGCTTCTGGTCAGCTAGACGCACACATCTTGGTATGGTTCAAAAATGTGTCCTTGTGCCTGAAGTCCCAGGTGCTTGGAGTGTAAAAGAAAACAGGTCTTTTGGATTCCACCTTCTAAAACTACATGTACCCGCTGCTTCATGGGAGGACGATGGTGTTCCTGAGCAGGACACCACTGGGAGCCTCTTTCTAGCAGGTATAAATTGTCTTCCGACAGAGGAGCGATGCAGATGCGAGGAGTCAGTTCTGCTGTAAAATGAGGTTTTCCAGTTCATCTGCAGACCGAAGAAGGAAAGCTGCAGACTCTCGGTAGCCAGCAATCAGCTGCCGCACTGCACTGATCTCCGTGGGACTCAGCTGAGCAGCCTGCATTCCCCTGCTGGTGCTGTTAGACGGGGCTGTGCTGGAGGCCCCCCCTTTCATGCTGAGATCGGTAGGACCTGCGAATGGAAAGCGAGAGCGACGTTCAGGAAGAGCAGTGGCGCTTGTGTCTGTCCAgataaaatgagattttcagcagcagTTGCTACTCCTGGGCCAGACTTTTATCTGGACCTTTACACTTGGAGGAAGGTCATCTGCAGTTTAAGTTATGGGCCCTAAATAACATGAAAAGCCTCCAACTCCTGGAGAAGTTAGCTCAGACAAGCACAAATAATTCACTGTTTTACAACAGCCACGGCAAGGAAAGAGGCTTTTGACTCAACATAGCAAAACCGACTTCCTGCAGTTTGCCACATCTGCTCTGTCAAGAGGGAGGGTTTGTGACGGTGGTGTGGATCGAAACCTGCACTGTTCAGCTGCCTACCTGGAATGTCACTGTTCAAAGGAACTCGAGCactgaaagacagaaggaaatgtcttccagtttttgttttttcctctgcatgTGACGAGTGACATCCTGCACAGGGTGTGTTTCCCGATGTTGTTGGTTAAAACTACCTTGTGTTTGTGCCCAGGCGCACGGGCCAAGAGGAACTTGTCAGCAGTTGCCCTACCTGCTGGGTAGGCTGTGCTGAAAGGGAAGGAAGGTGACCTGAGCAGGCTTGGAGATGTCACCCAGGAACTTACCTAAAAGATAAGGGCTGAGCACTGCTACTTTTGGTAGGAGCTACCAAACGCTCTGCACTTCAGTGAATATTAAACCTTAAGGAATTACCAATATAACATTTGATCAGATGGCAGATTTGGGGGGGGCAGAGGAGGTTTAGATGTACATAGCTTGAGGAATGACATATTCAGGTAAAGGCAAGGGGAAAACTACATTTTTGTGTTGGACTAAGTAAGAGAGGCCAAACAAGGTATGAGAACTATACAATCAGCTAGAAGtgaaaagagaagaggagagatgTATATTAGAAATGTGATATTAGTTGGGGAGAGGATGTAAGCAAAACTGGCAGCCTGTATGTAAAGAGAAAAGCCACTAAGCTAACCCCATGGTTGTGAGCTGGGGCGTTACAGGCCAAAGGAGCTGTCGGTGATGCTGGAGAGCGGGTCAGGAGAGCTGAGCTCTTGCTGCGTGGCCTGAGACAGCGGTGGACACGCAGGAAGACAGAGCACAGGACAGTTAAGCAACACCATGAGACCAGGTGGGTCTCACTGCTAAACGGCGGTAGGGAGGGGAGTACAATCACCCTGGGGCAGAAAGAAAAGGATCCAAAAAAAACTAATGTTAACACAGCAAATGATGAGGGAGAAGTGGAAAAAGCAGAGATCTTTCAAACTGGTCTAATAAGTCCCGAGAAGGGAGAGCTCTGGGGAAGGGGAGGTGGCTGTAATGTGAAAGCAGTTTTACTGGACAGAAAAGGCCACAGTAAACTGAGCTGTCTGTTACCCCCACAGTTGACTAAGGAGGAAGGAGCTAGGAGAATAGGGAAGTGGGTTTGAGCAAGAATTGCCTTAGGTGGGGGATGGCGGGAGAAGATAGATACATTTGTGGGCGACAAATCCTTGCAGGCTTTATGCTTATGGAGTGAAGAAAAGACGCAGTTCCTCGCAGCATTCCTTCCCTGGGCCATGGCAGCTTGTGCTTACCTTTAAAGGACTGGGAAAGAGCttaggcagaggaaaaaaaaaaaatgggaaggaGCGGTTTAAAAATCCATTAGAAAGAAGTAAGTTTGCTGCCGTGTGCCTCTATTGTGTGCTATAACCAGGGTCTGTTTGCTTATTCTGGGGCATGCTCTAACTGGAACTGCGCCGGGGTGtatctgcatctgtttgctgtctCACGTCAAGGAAGCGGCGCTCCGGGCGTTTgtgcctggggagaggagggTCACGGGAGCATGGGGCCGCGAGTGCCTGCGCTGGGCTGAAGAGAAACCCTAGCTGCCTCCGCCATAGCTGCAAGGATTAGGTCTCAGCAGCTGGAGACTAGGGTGGGATCTTTATTCAGGGTTAAGAGGCATTAGGAAGGGATGATAAGAGTTAATCCCAGACGGGCATCTTTCAGGACTCCGGAAATCACATCCTTTCAAATCCTTACCCCAGTCGGGGAGGgagggccaagggcaggggaaggAAGCCGGAGGAGCGCACAGCACGCACAGGAGCAAGGGAAAGCAAACTGGCGTCTGCTGCAGGACTGCCCGAGGCGGCTGGAGAGACCAGACCCTTTTCTCAATCCTGCACTTCTCTAAGCCGTGTGTCGGGAGTCACCAGGTACCATGATATTTCCCTCAGTGGTCTGTTCTGACCCAGGCTGCTCTGTTCTCCTCATTTACTCATTTATTATGAAATTAAAGTGGCTCCACAAGCCTTGCCTGCTTTCTTCTACTGCTTTCTAGCCCTGTAGTGTCAGGCCTGCTTTCCTGGCCACTGCTCCGTGCAGCCCGGAGCCCCTCGCTGCCCTCCCACGCCGCAGCGGGAGCTGCCCGcgccgcgggcgctgctgccgAGCTGCTCCAGACACAGCCCCGTCCCAAAGAGCAGCTGATGGAGGCTGGGGGAAGGAATGGCTCATACCAGCAACAAGATCAGGGTAGCGATAGGCGCCTGCTCCTGTTAATAATTAATAGGTGGTAcggattctctttttttttaagtgacactCCTTTCCTCCACTAATTCCACCTCTGCCTCCCTTCCAAGTTCAGTTCAACAACTAGCTGCTTGCTAATAAGGTAAGTTGAATAACTGGGCAGAGGCCTCCAGCAGCTGTGAAGGAAGAGGGGCTTTTGGAGCAACTTCTGTACGGAGGTGGGAGAGGCCCGGCAGTAAAAGAGCTCGGTCTGAGCTGCGGGAACAGCCCTGGCTTCGCCTCCATCAGCCAGCTCAGAGAGGCTTGGCTGCTTGGACGCAGCGCAGCAGGGATGCCAGGGGCGCCGGCGACTCCCTGCCCACAGCACAGAGATGATGCTGCGTGCAACAGGGCGGGAGGATGCAGGTTAAAGCAGGTTGGCCCCCCCCCCGTAATGCTGCGTTGCTCCCGGAAGAGCGTGTTGCTTACCGTTACTGTGGTTCCCTGTTTGGAGTGAAGTGGGTGGCTGCAGGCTGCCGCCCAGGGACCCGTAGCCACGGTAGCTGTAGTTCAAACTTCCATTGATGTAGACTGGATCTTGGGAGTAAGATGAAGCTGGCAGTGAATAGGAGGAGTGGGTGATGGCCGTGGAGTCTCTGGAGTGCTGCTTGTCTAGAGCAATCGGTTCATCCTACACGGGGGAAACAAAACAGCCTCGCTCCAGTGAGCAGCCTGACCTTCCCCCTGCTTCCAGCAGAAGGCACAAGACCTGCTGGTCTCTTGCTGGCCCAGGGCTGATGTGGGGTTAGTACAAGCCAGTGTTCACGTCCCAGCCAATGTACTCTGAAAGACCTGGATCTTAGCGTGCTCAGTGGGCCTGTTCTGTAGCCCTGTGACTTTTTAGgaaggcttttaaaaatgttttgccaATTTGCCCAGAAGCTCTTCCCATTTTCCCCCACTGCTCTCTCCTGTTGGAAACTAAAGGATCTGTCTGTTGCTTGTCTCCAGCTCCCACAGTCCCTCCAGAGGTTAACTGTAGCTTGGCCGCTGTTTCATGTCTCTCCCTTCAGTCTGGAAGCCTGTTTAGTGACCCCCACCACCATGCACATTGtgcactgcctcctgtccctgcCTGCTTGCATGCTCTGTCACTCCTTTTGCATGTGCTCTCTGGCCTCCTGCTGCCATGCTGCTGCCCGTGACGTGTGTGCTTTGCCCACTGTCTCCCTTCACACCCAGTGCGAGACGGAGCTTGCAGCAATGGTATTTATTCAGTGAGCCAGCTGCTGGCCTGGTCTGTCATCTCTGGCTTACCTCCTGCTCCCTACTCAGGCATGAGAAGATGTCCCTGCGCCTGGTGCGCAAAGTGTGGGAAGCATCGTACCTGGGATGTCTGATAGATCTCCAGCCGCATCCGCTTGGCTGCTTTCCGTGTTTCGCTTTCACAGGCAGCTGCCAGGATGTTCTCTGCCATGGCTGAGGTCAGGTGAGGAGGTGTGGGCCTGGTCTGTGAAGACATAACCACATAAACACTTTTAGGGAACCATTGCCATGGTGACTTGTTTCTTCTCTTGGACACTCAACATTAATTCAAAGCAAGCATTTGCCAAGAGCACTTCATGGGCACAGAACGCTTTAGTTTCTTCATAACATGTGCATTGAAAGGGCAAGAAATGTAaaacccttctccttcccttgcaCTACCAGTCTGTAACAGGAGCCTGACAGCATGTGCACAGTGTGCAGAAGGGTCGGTGATCCCTTGGGTCGACACAAGCTTAGAAGCACCACAACTAGCCCTGCGCGCTGCCAGGAGCCCCTGCAGGTGAGCAGGGGATGAGAAACGCAAGGGAGGTGGGGAAAAGGCTCACCATCTCCATGCCGTTCTTCTTCATGCGGCGGCAGGATTTGAGGTAAGTGCGAATGCGTTTGCGAGCCCGCTCCTGGAACTCGGGGAACTGTCGGCTGCAGGACTCGATGATGGCCTGGATTTTCTCTTTGGGCTGCTTGGAGATGGGAACCATTCGATCCAGATTCTCATCCACAAAAAGGCGCACAAACATCTACgaagaaaaagacagaaggtGAGAGTATAGAAACGGGAGAAAAGTGGGCTTGCCATGCCCCCTCGGCTCCAGGTTCTGTCCTTACATTGAAGGCCTTTAGCCTCTCCGGGTCCATCCCTTCAGAGTCATTTATCTTATCGTTATCTTCATGGTCATCGTGATCGTCATCATCTTCATCAGCTGTGGGAGCCCTGCCGACAGTCAGGTCTTCAGGGCAGCCACTGACTTCCGTTTTGATGGAGTCGTAGCTACCAGAGCTGTATGGGGGGGACTGAGAGGAGACAGGCAGTTAAAAGCGTGGagccctttccttcctgcttacCCATCTCTgcaaaggccagacttcaggctgGGCAAGTGACAGGCACATCAGAAGACCTTTCCCTTGGCTCACTGCTTCTGTCCCCTTTTTTTGATGTCACATTCTCCTTCCACTGCAACCCGTGACCTGCATGGGCACCCAGGGAGCTAAACGGCACCGGCCAGGCTCCCCCGGCGCACTCCAGCCTGAcagctcctgcctgctccagTTGAGGGAGGACACGGTGACCTTACGGACACCGCGGTGGCCAACATGCAGGAAACACAGATTTGCTTCTCGTCCTCTTGCTGCTTTGGCCTGACCCTGGCCAGGCGGCAGTAGCTTGTTACGTGATGGGTCAGGGCAAGAGCAGCTACACGGGGCAGAAAATACCCAGCGCCGTGCACTGTTTAGCCCTCAGCTCCAGTGAGGCAGGCAGTTGTCTGGCACGTCCTGTCTCCCGGAGAGCTGGGACAGCACTCGAAGGCGCTGGGAACTGAGGTCTCAGCACGTGCGTTGGTGACTCGCTGCCACCCCCCCACAGCAGGGGTGAGGGGGCTCGTCCTGCCTTGCTCCCCAGCGAGCGGCCTGTGCTAAGCTGTCCTGCCTGCCTCCTTAGTGCTGCTTCTGTAGGCAGACGTGGGAAACGCCTGGCATGTCCTCTGCTGCCCGGACTCGGTTTAAATGGATGTTTGCTCATGTGACGGTTGCTGAGATAGCCGAGAGTGGCCCTGGGATTCAGGGCTGCGCGCAGGGCTGCGAGCGCCTCCGCAGCAGCAGGGGCTGCATAGCGGCACCGCAGCTCCGGCGGCCCCGGCTCGCGCGCTCCCTGCTCCGCGTGGTGCGGAGGCGGCCACGGGCACGACTTTCACACGGGATGCCGGAGGGCATCTTTCGCCATGAAGCAGAGCGGAGGGAGGAGGCGAACGGGCCAGGGCCACTTCCATAACTAAGTAGGGCTGGAGAAAGCCCAGCGCAACGTCCCGTTCCGACGGGCACGGGGAGCATGTCTGTGcctggcagcagggctgggtggcATCTTGCCTGCGGTCCTGCCAagccttcctttcccctccctctgtTAACTGAACTGCTGGCACTTGGGCCTTATTTTTACTGAACAGCAACAGCCCTGACGCTGGAGCAAGGCCAGacacagctgctctccagccgCTCCGCAGCCATCGGGGCCGAGCTGCGCTGCCGCGCTTCCCTCCCTACAAGGGAAAGGCTGCCGGCCCCGCGCCTGCCTCCCCCGCGGCGCTTTCCTGGCGCCGGGGGCAGCAGCAAGGTCCTCGGCTGCCCTCGGAGGCCTCGTGGGCATCTGCTCCCGTCTGGCCGTGCCCCGTGCCGGGCGCCGACGCGGCCGTGCCGCCTGCTCCTTCTCGCCTCGCCCCGCGCCGTGGCTTCCTCCACCCGGGGCCCGTACCTCCGCCGTCGTCTTCACTGCGTACTTCACCCGGCTGCGCAGCCCGTCGGTGCTGCAGCTGTCCGACTGGTAGGAAGGGGTGACGTGGGCAGGCGCGAGCTTGTCGCAGAGGTTGATGGGCTGGTCGTCGGCGGAGGCGGCGAAGTCCATGGGGGCAGCCGTCCCATTGCCGTTCATCTCGGGGAAGGCGCTGTCGCCTTGCGTGCTGCTGGAGGTGGAGGGGTTCAGGGTGGAGGAGCCATTCCCGCTGCAGCTCTCCGATGAGGAGTCATCTGTGAGGGAGAAGGAGGCGTTAGCACCCCGCGGAGGCCCTGGCACCGCCGCGGGACCCAAGGCGGACGAGCCCCCCGTCCCCCGCAGGCGAACGGGCGCgaggctgccccagcccagccgcgccgcgccgctgccctggCTCCCCTACCTGGCTTAGCTGCGCTCTGGGCTTATTTGGCGTGTGAGTCACTGCAGGCACCGTCGGGAACAGAGCCCAATAAAGCCCGGGTTTGGGCCCATGCGGGCAGCACGTGGCAGGAcgagcggggctgcggggcaggaGCTCGGGGAGCCTCCGCTCCCCGCTTCGCAGCGGCCGCCCAGCGCGGTGCAGCACGGCGCGGCCGGCTCTGCCTGCGGCCGTGTGCACCCAGGCCTGGGCCGCGggcccccgcagcgccgccgggcccggcacgCCGTGCTGCGCCGCTCCGCCGAGGGCAGCGGAGCTTTTGCCTGAATAAGAACTTTGGAATTTGGTCCTTTTAGCTTTCTGTTTGCATTGCAGGGAGGAGAAAAGGGGCATTTCCTCGCCCTGCGCTGGGTCTCTCGCCTCGGAGCGCTTTAAGAAGTGGTTAAAAATCTTGTACAACTTGGGCCCTAGGTAAGTCGGGAGGAAATAAAACCCCAGGACCCAAAGATTCAGGGATGCGTTGCTCTGCTGGGAGGTGTGGGAGGTGGTGATCGCACCCGAGCACAGGCCTCGCTTAAGCGAAAAAGAGGCGAGTTAGCGCAGCAGGAAGCAGCCGCAGGGCCCCGTTCAGCGACGCGCGCGCCCCGCGGAAAGACCCCCCTCGCCCACCCCGGCTCCATCGCTCCCACGCGGAGCCTCCGCTCCTCCGCTGCCGCCTGCGCTCCCGCCCAGCCCTGCTCGTGCTTTCTGCAGCCGCACACGCGGCTCCCTGGCCGTGTCCGCGCACGGCTCCCGTTGGGGCCGCCGTGGAGAGGGTTTGGGcgcgggcagcgctgccggggggggggggggggcagcggcggcattTGCAAACGCTGCTCAGCctgtttccccttccctcccccccccccccggctgcagcAAATCCTTTATTTCATTAGGTGCCTCcgcgagagggaaaaagggcgAAGCACGTGGGGAGCCGCTTCCTGTGCGagcgccgcgcgcgcggggccgcgaACAAAGAGGCTGCAGTGAGTGACGAGCAGATGGCGGTGCCCGGCTTCCCGGCCTcgcgccgccggcgccgagcCGCCGCGTGGCACCGGCGCGGGTGGCTCCTgcatgtgcgtgcgtgcgtgcgcccGGTCCAAAGGTGTGCGGCGGCCTCCCCTGccgcctccctccttccccggcAGCTCCTCAGCCTCGGCCCCGCACCATCATCTTCCTCCCCAAACGGCCCTGCTGGGGCTGCGCACGcggccctccctccttcccccccctcctttcccttgCACTGATCCACTTATTTGTCCAGGCGGTGACCGGAGCTGACCTAATCCCCGGGGCGGTATTTACGCTCCGCGTTTCTCCGCCGGTGGCACGCACACGGCAGCCTCGGCTCCGCGCCGAAGCCGGTGGCACGGAGCGGGGAAGCTGGGCCACGTCCAGGCGGGAGCAGGCGCCGCTGGCGGGGCTCCGCGCTGGGAACATGCCCTGGTCCAGGATCACGGTGCTCCGGCGGGGCACAGGAAAGCCCGTCACCCCGGAGCATCCGCAGGCACCGTCCGAATGCCTCTCCTTTCCCGCAGGCTCGACTCTGCCCAGGCGCTGGGCTCCGGCCGGGATGCCGCTCCGTGTGCTGGGGCCGCCCTGCATCCTGGAGCCGTGCCGGCGCGGGAGCCGGGTCTGCGGGGAGCGGGCAGGCAGCCAGAGGCCCCTATGCCCGGATCGGGGCAGCCTCCCTCCCCCTGCGCCGCTCCTCGGCACGGCACGGGGCTCCCAGAGGGAGGCTCCAGCCTTATCCCGCAATGCCTCTCGGCAGGATTAAGGGGAATTATGCCCGTGCGCGACAGCATGAGCCATGCGCCAGGCCCCGCTGCCAGCCCATGCACTGCCCCAGCAACGGTGTGGGGCCGAGGGtgcccggccgccggccccgcgcagccccaccGGACCCGCTTAgcccgcctgcccgccgcggTTTCGGCAGCTCCGGCCCCTGCCGCCGTCCTGCCCCTGCACCTCTGCCCACATCCACCGCCATCCCAGGAGGCGAAGCGCAGCGCTGACCTTACGGCACTCCCCGACTTCTTGGGGGACTTGCGTTTGCTTTTGTGTTGCAGAAAACGCTCAGCAGCTGAAAAATCTACCTGACTCCGCTTCATTTAATAACCTTAGTTCTGCTACAGCCCCAaaacagggaaaacaaacaagaaaatgcGTTTAGGAACCTGCCCAGGTGGAATAAGGAAATGAAACGGGGAGCTAAAGTGAGGGACCAGCACCTACCGCAAGAACAATTTAATTTCAACCAAGGATGAGCGTAAGTAAATAATGAGGTCTGTAAACCCACTAGCTACAGATAATTTTCTTATTTCTACATTTTTCACGGGTTATGCTCTCCCAGAACCTTTGCATATAGAGTGGTGGATTAATCTCCGTCTCGTAGGCGGAGAAACAGCCTGAAATTTAG is a window from the Apteryx mantelli isolate bAptMan1 chromosome 18, bAptMan1.hap1, whole genome shotgun sequence genome containing:
- the NOL4L gene encoding nucleolar protein 4-like → MPKPPLLLRGSRPGDSELGRQFRDWCLRTYGDSAKTKTVTRSKYQRIAEVLQGGSGSGSGSGGGEKGKFQFWVRSKGFRLGNGTREATKMGQVVVYVPVKTGTGADGLSEPEGISLKRVAVVEDFFDIIYSMHVESSSEPGKAPKHAGQKKTYRAIAETYAFLPREAVTRFLMSCTECQKRMHFNSNGLEPKESEPPSSLVSGIIDYNMPLTSTYLKQMKLRVMNSQEQDETSVSSEDFDMNDSTWISADQHLNSSLSPSQDESMRSPQNLHSQEDDDSSSESCSGNGSSTLNPSTSSSTQGDSAFPEMNGNGTAAPMDFAASADDQPINLCDKLAPAHVTPSYQSDSCSTDGLRSRVKYAVKTTAESPPYSSGSYDSIKTEVSGCPEDLTVGRAPTADEDDDDHDDHEDNDKINDSEGMDPERLKAFNMFVRLFVDENLDRMVPISKQPKEKIQAIIESCSRQFPEFQERARKRIRTYLKSCRRMKKNGMEMTRPTPPHLTSAMAENILAAACESETRKAAKRMRLEIYQTSQDEPIALDKQHSRDSTAITHSSYSLPASSYSQDPVYINGSLNYSYRGYGSLGGSLQPPTSLQTGNHSNGPTDLSMKGGASSTAPSNSTSRGMQAAQLSPTEISAVRQLIAGYRESAAFLLRSADELENLILQQN